The following proteins are co-located in the Patescibacteria group bacterium genome:
- a CDS encoding GtrA family protein, whose translation MRDKPAVRQFVKFAIVGAINTALDWALFYVFHLSLRPAGQVGAQIAKAMSFVFSASSSYAMNRSWTFRSTNPQIRREALKFLLVALVGLVINNSIFFIITSPQMLNLDTIYGLATATAVAMFWNFFANRTWTFSH comes from the coding sequence ATGAGAGACAAGCCAGCCGTTAGACAATTTGTTAAATTTGCGATAGTTGGGGCAATTAATACCGCCCTAGATTGGGCGCTTTTTTATGTTTTTCACTTGTCACTCAGGCCAGCCGGTCAGGTTGGCGCTCAAATTGCTAAAGCGATGTCGTTCGTATTCTCGGCATCTTCAAGCTATGCGATGAATCGAAGTTGGACATTTAGGTCGACTAATCCGCAAATTCGGCGTGAGGCGCTCAAATTTTTATTGGTCGCATTGGTTGGCTTAGTGATAAACAACTCGATATTTTTTATTATCACTTCCCCGCAAATGCTCAATTTGGACACAATATACGGGCTTGCCACCGCTACGGCTGTGGCGATGTTCTGGAACTTTTTTGCTAATCGAACCTGGACGTTTTCGCACTAA
- a CDS encoding class I SAM-dependent methyltransferase has translation MSKVEQQAKHFKSVSEKYFTSRQLPNHLLLKDLMWGHFLKRHQSIKKDQMLVLEPLCGYGEGKEILEDHLKTKVVYEGFDISEFLVEAAQKKHPDSRIFVGDATTFKPTKKYDLIIVIGGLHHVPDYVETLMASLSDGLNKGGYFIALEPTQNNRLFKRIRAKTYQKNDFFDEETERAFDLKDLNKLMSDHRLEVIDQMYPGLLSYILFYNPDVFPWLNIGGKWLVKASFAVDKLFMRNLIGRKLSFATLTLARKVD, from the coding sequence ATGTCGAAAGTGGAACAGCAGGCCAAGCATTTTAAGAGCGTATCCGAAAAATATTTTACTAGTCGTCAGCTACCCAACCATTTGCTGTTAAAAGATCTAATGTGGGGTCATTTTTTGAAACGCCATCAATCGATCAAAAAAGATCAGATGTTGGTGTTAGAGCCGTTGTGTGGGTACGGAGAGGGTAAAGAAATCCTTGAAGATCATCTAAAAACCAAAGTGGTTTATGAAGGTTTTGATATCAGTGAGTTCTTGGTGGAAGCGGCGCAAAAAAAACATCCTGACAGTCGAATTTTTGTCGGTGATGCCACCACTTTTAAGCCGACGAAAAAATACGATTTAATTATTGTGATCGGCGGATTGCATCATGTCCCTGACTACGTTGAGACCTTGATGGCTAGTTTGAGCGATGGGCTAAATAAAGGCGGTTATTTTATTGCGCTTGAGCCAACCCAAAATAACCGATTGTTTAAGCGTATTCGGGCCAAAACATATCAGAAAAATGATTTTTTTGATGAAGAGACCGAGCGCGCTTTTGACTTAAAAGATCTAAATAAATTAATGTCAGATCATCGCTTAGAGGTTATAGATCAAATGTACCCCGGATTGTTGTCATATATCTTATTTTACAATCCGGATGTATTCCCATGGTTAAACATTGGCGGGAAATGGCTGGTAAAGGCTAGTTTTGCGGTTGATAAATTATTTATGCGAAATCTAATTGGTCGCAAACTATCATTTGCCACGTTAACTCTGGCCCGGAAAGTGGATTAA
- a CDS encoding glycosyltransferase encodes MAKSEIDLGPKPRQIKSVLMVIPYFAPAWSYGGVVRVAYNQACELVKRGIKVTVATSDAGDAPHRINKTAETIDGIQIVRFRNPSNNLAKFHNFYLPFGFAGWMKKNVKNFDVVHCHDYFTVQNIITSRVCVANDVPYVVQPHGVLSLVSRQAKLSWVKTTFIRLFHRIVDRANAVIALSPKELSDISVLYPSVKSKVVVVTNGVDPLEFLDVPKVNLVQKFDLAPESKVISFVGRIQYIKGLDIAFQVIKQLKKPGMNVVFLIIGPDEGEKANLDKLALELKISDNVIYTGLLSGKEKLSVVKSSDLFLLMSRSEGIPMTVLEASALGVPVVCSKDCNLPEIEQMGVGRVVDDVGSAVEAASQILSNTDLQKTLQKNTVRFVDHFSLSNSVSKLIKTYQI; translated from the coding sequence ATGGCTAAGAGCGAGATTGATTTAGGGCCGAAGCCGCGTCAGATAAAAAGCGTGCTAATGGTGATTCCGTATTTTGCACCGGCATGGAGTTACGGTGGGGTGGTACGGGTAGCGTATAATCAAGCTTGCGAATTGGTAAAGCGGGGGATAAAGGTAACGGTGGCTACCTCTGACGCCGGAGACGCACCTCATCGCATTAACAAAACCGCAGAGACTATCGACGGCATCCAAATTGTTCGTTTTCGTAATCCCAGCAACAATTTGGCGAAATTTCATAACTTTTATCTACCGTTCGGGTTTGCGGGGTGGATGAAAAAAAATGTTAAAAATTTTGACGTAGTGCACTGTCACGATTATTTTACGGTCCAAAACATCATTACCAGTCGTGTTTGCGTTGCAAATGATGTGCCATACGTGGTCCAACCTCATGGTGTGTTATCATTGGTTAGTCGCCAAGCCAAACTATCGTGGGTCAAAACTACATTTATTCGGTTATTTCATCGCATTGTTGATCGTGCGAACGCGGTCATTGCGCTTTCACCCAAAGAACTATCAGATATTTCAGTACTTTATCCGAGTGTCAAAAGTAAGGTGGTCGTTGTTACCAATGGAGTGGATCCATTAGAATTTTTAGATGTGCCAAAAGTTAACTTGGTGCAAAAATTTGATCTTGCGCCGGAGTCAAAAGTGATTTCGTTCGTGGGGCGAATTCAGTACATTAAAGGACTGGATATTGCTTTTCAGGTTATCAAACAATTAAAAAAACCCGGCATGAACGTGGTTTTTTTGATTATTGGCCCGGATGAAGGTGAAAAAGCCAATTTAGACAAACTTGCCTTAGAATTGAAAATCTCAGATAATGTAATATATACTGGTTTATTGTCGGGCAAAGAAAAACTATCTGTAGTGAAAAGCTCCGATTTGTTTTTGCTGATGTCGCGATCGGAGGGTATTCCTATGACCGTTCTTGAAGCTTCGGCGTTAGGGGTGCCGGTAGTTTGTTCCAAAGATTGTAATCTACCCGAGATCGAACAGATGGGCGTTGGTAGGGTAGTGGATGACGTTGGGTCAGCCGTTGAAGCGGCATCACAAATATTAAGCAATACTGATCTGCAAAAGACATTGCAAAAAAATACGGTTCGCTTTGTAGACCACTTTTCTCTCTCAAATTCGGTATCAAAATTAATTAAAACATATCAAATATGA
- a CDS encoding class I SAM-dependent methyltransferase, translated as MKLNIEMPKEISRVNLMQCEGCQLRFYTPAIVGDGGFYHKLSAIPWYYAQHKDEYDYAKKLISESDHVLSIGSGNGYFSKLIPTKKYVGLEINKEAAKQNPQILIEDIATHAKSNAEKYDVVCSFQVLEHIENPREFLQSAVKCLKKGGTLIMSVPSEDSYVGEIINGALNLPPHHQTRWTDGALAGIATLFNLEMKDIYHETLPPTQYKLYLRTIFMKSFYKLFWRKQRVVDTSIVFWLSLIKAEVLALFFKRGMSVKTAPYGHTVTAVYIKK; from the coding sequence TTGAAACTGAATATCGAAATGCCCAAAGAGATTTCACGAGTTAATCTGATGCAATGCGAGGGATGCCAACTGAGATTTTATACTCCGGCGATTGTGGGCGACGGTGGTTTTTATCACAAATTATCTGCAATTCCTTGGTATTACGCTCAGCATAAAGATGAATATGATTATGCCAAAAAACTGATTTCTGAATCTGACCATGTGTTAAGTATCGGTAGCGGCAACGGGTATTTTTCTAAACTGATTCCGACTAAAAAATATGTTGGGTTAGAGATCAATAAAGAGGCGGCCAAGCAAAATCCTCAGATCTTGATAGAGGATATCGCCACTCACGCTAAGTCTAACGCCGAAAAGTACGACGTGGTTTGCTCTTTTCAAGTATTGGAGCATATCGAAAATCCGCGCGAATTTTTACAGTCTGCGGTGAAATGTTTGAAAAAAGGTGGCACGTTAATAATGTCGGTGCCAAGTGAAGATAGCTATGTTGGCGAAATTATTAATGGGGCATTAAACCTACCGCCTCATCATCAAACCAGATGGACGGATGGCGCACTAGCCGGGATAGCTACCTTGTTTAATCTTGAAATGAAGGACATTTATCACGAAACCCTGCCACCAACCCAGTACAAACTGTATTTGCGGACGATCTTTATGAAAAGTTTTTACAAATTATTTTGGCGTAAACAGCGTGTAGTTGATACTTCGATTGTGTTTTGGCTGTCGCTAATTAAAGCAGAAGTTTTGGCATTGTTTTTCAAGCGCGGAATGTCGGTAAAAACGGCACCGTATGGGCATACCGTCACCGCGGTTTATATTAAAAAATAA
- a CDS encoding O-antigen ligase family protein → MKKIYLITLTLLLATVSGFFFAHDLAIVPALILGGLVFIFFLTIIIPNPKFGLLALIFALPFERIPSMAIGGTTVRMSQIILGGLIITAIARLIKNRHAKIKFSPYFYPYILFIISMLLSFQNMENLGRGVMVFTFILFTSLTIWIVPSLLKTSADLDKVIRVLFIVTILISIFGLYQFAGDMIGLPTSLTGLRELYTKIVFGYPRVQSTELEPLYLANFLIIPLTLAFTFVVRRANYFSAWMNWGVIGFAGLAFILTISRGGYLGLAFSFLLVILASVFVFLRPKLIFGITTGLIILSVVAVVALNVSDIGQKTIAITEKHFFEATQTASTQFRFNAYSQALEAFSQHPITGVGIGNFGPWVANYPDKLPVSGWAIVNNQTLESLAETGVVGLAALVIFILILLIRSVAAFFHATDPKLRAVTIGLFAAMIGVLVQYQFFSTLYVMHIWVLTALMIAVQNIILIPDKSE, encoded by the coding sequence GTGAAAAAAATCTATCTGATTACTCTAACTTTACTACTAGCCACGGTCTCCGGCTTCTTCTTTGCCCACGATTTGGCCATTGTACCAGCGTTAATTTTGGGCGGGCTGGTTTTTATTTTCTTTTTGACAATTATCATTCCAAATCCCAAGTTTGGCTTACTGGCCTTAATTTTTGCCCTGCCATTTGAACGTATCCCCTCAATGGCTATCGGAGGCACTACCGTACGTATGAGCCAGATCATTCTGGGCGGTTTGATTATCACCGCCATTGCCCGACTAATTAAAAACCGGCACGCAAAAATTAAATTTTCTCCCTATTTTTATCCCTACATCCTATTTATCATCTCGATGCTATTATCATTTCAAAATATGGAGAACCTTGGTCGCGGTGTAATGGTGTTCACATTCATTTTATTCACTTCATTGACCATTTGGATTGTGCCATCCCTGCTAAAAACTTCAGCCGACTTAGATAAAGTGATTCGAGTATTGTTTATTGTTACAATTCTAATCTCGATATTCGGCTTATATCAATTTGCGGGCGATATGATCGGGCTACCAACATCACTTACCGGCTTACGCGAGCTATATACAAAAATTGTTTTTGGCTATCCACGCGTACAATCAACTGAGCTTGAGCCACTATATTTAGCCAACTTCTTGATCATCCCACTCACCCTTGCCTTTACCTTTGTGGTACGTCGCGCCAACTATTTTTCAGCTTGGATGAACTGGGGGGTGATCGGGTTTGCCGGGCTAGCGTTTATCTTAACCATCTCTCGTGGTGGATATTTAGGGTTGGCATTTAGCTTCTTACTAGTGATATTGGCCAGCGTGTTTGTCTTTTTGCGACCAAAATTAATCTTTGGTATTACCACCGGTTTGATCATTTTGAGCGTAGTTGCAGTTGTGGCGCTAAATGTTAGCGATATCGGGCAAAAGACTATTGCCATTACTGAAAAGCACTTTTTTGAGGCAACACAGACCGCATCAACTCAATTTCGCTTTAACGCCTATAGCCAAGCGCTTGAAGCATTTAGCCAACACCCTATTACCGGCGTCGGTATTGGCAATTTTGGCCCGTGGGTGGCAAACTATCCCGACAAATTGCCTGTTAGCGGTTGGGCAATTGTGAATAATCAGACTTTAGAATCTTTAGCGGAAACCGGCGTGGTCGGGTTGGCCGCATTGGTGATATTTATTTTGATATTATTGATACGGTCTGTTGCGGCATTTTTCCACGCTACCGATCCAAAGCTACGCGCTGTGACGATAGGACTGTTCGCAGCGATGATTGGGGTATTAGTGCAATATCAGTTCTTTTCAACTCTTTATGTGATGCATATTTGGGTTCTGACAGCACTCATGATTGCAGTTCAAAACATCATTTTAATTCCGGATAAATCAGAATGA
- a CDS encoding O-antigen ligase family protein — translation MKISNLVAILPGLTILYLIKLTIFGLPTNWWEILVYLCAFVFLFIKKSTRLKKSEIASIALITLITLIATYTSPEKREALGIIKGWIVPAILLYWMLKNAWADPKNITLTIKAMVYQGILVALVAILQTIPAISNWWITRAPDLAQYLNTGRYTSIFNSPNSAAMILAPALILALYCHFDPGSWLERPRWPLALLADRLGERNLKKESLPLLASLVIIIGLVLTHSRGGIVAAIIGIALLALSRFDKISRAWAVVIAALSLLIFNPIILSLSALNDPNHSDIRILIWQKSWQMVSQHPIWGIGLGHFHQAFASFTLHQPNFDEFITPYALHPHNVILYVWLSFGIIGLIGLIGLIGASVRAFLRDKSPLRALGFALLVVMLTQGMVDTTIFKNDLIIWFIIAVLLTFRQSENTK, via the coding sequence ATGAAAATTTCAAATTTAGTCGCCATTCTTCCTGGTCTAACCATCTTATATCTGATCAAGCTGACAATTTTCGGTTTACCTACCAATTGGTGGGAGATTTTGGTTTATCTGTGCGCGTTCGTCTTTCTCTTTATCAAAAAATCGACTCGACTTAAAAAATCCGAGATTGCATCAATTGCACTTATTACGCTCATAACACTTATCGCCACCTATACTTCGCCCGAGAAACGAGAGGCGCTGGGCATAATTAAAGGCTGGATTGTCCCGGCAATTTTGCTTTACTGGATGCTTAAAAACGCCTGGGCTGATCCAAAGAATATCACGCTGACTATAAAAGCGATGGTTTACCAAGGCATTTTAGTGGCGCTAGTTGCCATTTTGCAAACTATCCCCGCTATCTCCAACTGGTGGATTACTCGCGCTCCAGATTTAGCCCAATATCTAAACACCGGGCGATACACTAGCATTTTTAACTCGCCCAATTCGGCGGCAATGATTTTAGCCCCAGCGTTAATTTTAGCTCTATATTGTCATTTCGACCCGGGGAGCTGGCTCGAGCGACCACGTTGGCCTCTGGCTCTACTAGCCGATAGGCTCGGAGAGAGAAATCTTAAGAAAGAATCCCTTCCTCTGCTTGCATCGCTAGTCATAATTATCGGATTGGTCCTAACCCATTCCCGCGGTGGCATCGTCGCGGCCATAATCGGGATTGCTCTACTAGCGCTCAGTCGATTCGATAAAATCAGCCGAGCGTGGGCAGTGGTGATTGCCGCCTTGTCGTTACTTATTTTTAACCCCATTATTTTATCACTGTCGGCCTTAAACGACCCTAACCACAGCGACATTCGCATTTTAATTTGGCAAAAAAGCTGGCAGATGGTGAGTCAGCACCCAATTTGGGGTATCGGGCTAGGCCATTTTCATCAAGCTTTCGCCTCCTTCACCCTACATCAGCCTAACTTTGACGAATTTATTACACCTTATGCTCTTCACCCTCATAACGTGATTTTATACGTTTGGTTGAGCTTCGGGATAATTGGGTTAATTGGACTAATTGGGTTGATTGGAGCTTCGGTTCGAGCGTTTTTACGAGACAAATCACCGTTACGCGCGTTAGGTTTTGCCTTGCTAGTAGTGATGCTGACTCAGGGTATGGTAGATACTACAATTTTTAAAAACGATCTGATAATTTGGTTTATTATTGCGGTTTTATTAACATTCAGACAGTCGGAAAACACAAAATGA
- a CDS encoding glycosyltransferase family 2 protein, with translation MKIAVVIPAYNESKHIKALLEQMPQFINGHELCAIVVDDGSKDDTSRHAKSVKGVTVLRHVTNLGKGAAAKTGCDAACKMKADVIVLMDGDGQHRVNDIPKMVAPVLESRSALVIGSRPRCKAMPMTMRFANWSLSFLSQMLFNIHVRDTQSGFRAFPAEIYPQIRWRSSDYGMETEMLILSTYRRIPCHEVEIDTIYLDNFKGTTVVDGLRILRTLLKWRLLWSREFKSLESFLV, from the coding sequence ATGAAAATTGCGGTCGTAATTCCGGCCTACAACGAATCCAAACATATCAAAGCATTACTTGAGCAAATGCCGCAGTTTATTAATGGGCACGAACTGTGTGCGATTGTGGTTGACGACGGTTCAAAAGATGACACCTCAAGGCATGCCAAATCGGTTAAAGGCGTGACGGTACTTAGGCACGTTACAAATCTGGGCAAGGGGGCAGCGGCCAAAACCGGTTGTGATGCGGCATGCAAAATGAAAGCCGACGTCATTGTGTTAATGGATGGCGATGGCCAGCATCGGGTAAACGACATTCCCAAAATGGTGGCGCCAGTTTTGGAATCACGATCAGCGTTAGTAATTGGTTCCCGTCCGCGATGCAAGGCGATGCCGATGACCATGCGTTTTGCCAATTGGTCGCTCTCGTTTTTGTCTCAAATGCTATTTAACATTCATGTCAGAGACACTCAATCCGGTTTTCGAGCATTTCCCGCCGAAATTTATCCGCAAATTCGCTGGCGATCTAGTGACTATGGCATGGAGACCGAGATGCTGATATTATCAACTTATCGTCGCATCCCCTGTCACGAAGTCGAAATCGATACAATATACTTAGATAATTTTAAAGGCACAACGGTTGTTGATGGTTTGCGTATCTTGCGAACGTTGTTGAAGTGGAGGTTATTATGGTCTCGGGAATTCAAATCATTGGAGTCCTTTTTGGTTTAG
- a CDS encoding glycosyltransferase family 2 protein, which produces MARSQKTAQPILAIVVPCFNEEEVLPTTIAKLLKVVDELKCQKSIHNDSFLFLVDDGCKDSTWQIITQTNRQNDRVKGLKLAKNVGHQNALLAGLLSVKDKADCVISIDADLQQDQKAIHQFVQKYLDGADIVYGIRSNRQTDSMIKKLTALFFYRFMKLMGTGVIRNHADYRLISKRALDTLAEYQETNLFLRGIVTDLGYETAIVYFDVTDRALGKSKYNMRKMISFALNGVTSFSVVPLRVVALIGFIIFLLSLIMGGYVLYESVVVNHTVPGWASTVLPIYFIGGVQLLSLGVVGEYIGKIYQEVKKRPRFIKDEEIW; this is translated from the coding sequence ATGGCTCGATCGCAAAAAACAGCTCAACCAATTTTAGCCATTGTGGTGCCGTGCTTTAACGAAGAAGAGGTGCTTCCTACCACCATTGCCAAGTTATTAAAGGTGGTTGATGAACTAAAATGCCAAAAATCGATTCACAATGACAGCTTTTTGTTTTTGGTTGATGACGGGTGCAAAGACTCTACATGGCAAATTATTACTCAAACTAACCGCCAAAACGATCGGGTTAAAGGACTAAAGTTAGCCAAAAACGTCGGGCATCAGAACGCACTGCTGGCCGGGCTGTTGTCTGTTAAAGATAAAGCTGATTGTGTAATTTCGATTGATGCCGATTTGCAACAGGATCAAAAAGCGATCCATCAATTTGTGCAGAAATATCTGGATGGAGCAGATATTGTTTATGGCATTAGGTCTAATCGCCAAACCGACAGTATGATCAAAAAGCTGACGGCGTTATTCTTCTATCGATTCATGAAATTAATGGGCACGGGGGTGATTCGCAATCACGCCGACTATCGCTTAATTTCTAAACGTGCTTTGGACACCTTGGCGGAATATCAAGAAACAAACCTGTTTTTGCGTGGCATCGTTACCGACCTTGGGTACGAAACAGCGATTGTCTATTTTGACGTTACAGATCGCGCTTTGGGTAAATCCAAATACAATATGCGAAAGATGATTTCCTTTGCCTTAAACGGGGTGACCTCGTTTAGCGTGGTGCCGCTGCGGGTGGTGGCACTAATCGGTTTTATAATTTTTCTACTTAGTCTGATAATGGGTGGATATGTTTTGTATGAATCGGTAGTAGTGAATCACACTGTTCCGGGATGGGCATCTACTGTACTGCCGATCTACTTTATTGGTGGGGTGCAGCTACTCTCTTTGGGAGTGGTGGGTGAATATATTGGCAAAATATATCAAGAAGTCAAAAAGCGCCCACGATTTATTAAAGATGAGGAGATTTGGTGA
- a CDS encoding metal-dependent hydrolase — MSPTTRLFGLTNAALHDFGVGLWLTYLLAKGLDVHVSYWCYLAGMAFSVLPDADIVVGALLKRMGVKIKHHRDLFHFPILFVPVVVAVTVLIAQWLHGNQLFWGLLAFTCLIMHFVHDSTGEANGCGLTWLGPFSPTFYRLFGTANGRRYLVRAIPGDVVLGYYSKTVDEWLIEYYVRLTPEALLGQWLFVSGVVLALFS; from the coding sequence ATGTCGCCCACGACGAGGTTGTTTGGGCTGACCAACGCCGCCTTGCATGACTTTGGTGTAGGGTTGTGGCTGACGTACCTGCTGGCAAAGGGACTCGATGTCCACGTTAGCTACTGGTGCTATCTGGCGGGCATGGCGTTTTCGGTGCTGCCAGACGCCGACATTGTGGTCGGCGCCTTGCTCAAGAGAATGGGAGTGAAGATCAAACACCATCGCGATCTGTTCCACTTCCCCATCCTGTTCGTCCCTGTGGTGGTGGCTGTCACGGTGCTGATCGCTCAGTGGCTGCACGGAAACCAGTTGTTCTGGGGGTTGCTGGCATTCACTTGCCTGATCATGCACTTCGTGCACGACAGCACAGGCGAGGCGAATGGCTGCGGGCTAACCTGGCTCGGGCCGTTTTCGCCAACTTTCTACCGACTGTTCGGCACCGCAAACGGGCGGCGTTATCTCGTCCGGGCAATACCTGGAGACGTGGTGCTGGGCTATTACTCCAAGACGGTAGACGAGTGGCTGATAGAGTACTACGTCAGACTGACCCCGGAGGCGTTGCTCGGACAATGGTTGTTCGTCTCTGGAGTGGTGCTGGCACTCTTCTCCTGA
- a CDS encoding glycosyltransferase family 2 protein encodes MTIKKQRKISVITPSFNQADFLRQTIESVINQEGDFKIEYIVMDGGSTDHSVKVLQEYETKLKQSNLVDFIWHSEKDHGQSDAINKGMRIASGDIIAYINSDDTYCAGAFDQVVKAFSDHPKSLWATGYCHIIDENGRLISNLVTRYKNFWLKRYSYVTLQVLNYVCQPATFWRREALDQFGFFDESLHYTMDYDYWLKIGKVNRPVIIKQFLANFRIHSASKGKTAYIKQFDQDYLSVKKYSSNSFLIFLHFVHNGLIKLAYRMTK; translated from the coding sequence ATGACAATAAAAAAACAAAGAAAAATTAGCGTTATTACCCCTTCTTTTAATCAAGCTGATTTTTTACGCCAAACTATCGAAAGCGTAATCAACCAAGAAGGGGATTTTAAGATTGAATATATTGTGATGGACGGCGGTTCCACCGATCATTCCGTGAAGGTGCTACAAGAGTATGAGACAAAGTTAAAGCAATCTAACCTGGTTGATTTTATTTGGCATAGCGAAAAAGATCACGGGCAGTCAGATGCGATTAATAAAGGGATGCGTATCGCATCTGGAGACATCATTGCCTACATTAACTCGGACGACACTTATTGCGCGGGTGCGTTTGATCAGGTAGTTAAGGCGTTTTCAGATCATCCCAAATCACTATGGGCTACCGGATACTGTCATATTATTGACGAGAATGGCCGGTTGATTTCGAACTTGGTGACGCGATACAAAAACTTCTGGTTGAAGCGATATTCTTACGTCACGCTGCAGGTTTTAAATTATGTTTGCCAACCCGCCACCTTTTGGCGTCGAGAAGCTTTGGATCAGTTCGGCTTTTTTGATGAAAGTCTGCACTACACTATGGATTATGACTATTGGTTAAAAATTGGTAAGGTAAACCGTCCGGTGATTATCAAACAATTTTTGGCCAATTTTCGTATTCACAGCGCCTCTAAAGGCAAAACGGCCTACATTAAGCAGTTTGACCAAGATTATTTGAGCGTAAAAAAGTATTCCAGTAATAGTTTTTTGATCTTTTTGCATTTTGTCCATAACGGCTTAATTAAGCTCGCGTACCGGATGACAAAGTGA
- a CDS encoding DUF2304 domain-containing protein: MVSGIQIIGVLFGLVLSYFTYLAYKRTQFTIREYLGWQTIWVCFVLVTLYPNMFQVFSSNLGTARAFDLFSVLGFTVVLGISFYTYVNLDRLRKTLEKTIRDLSLREIDDNKKTKKN; encoded by the coding sequence ATGGTCTCGGGAATTCAAATCATTGGAGTCCTTTTTGGTTTAGTTTTAAGCTATTTTACTTATTTAGCCTATAAACGCACCCAATTTACCATTCGCGAATATTTAGGATGGCAGACTATTTGGGTTTGTTTTGTTTTAGTTACTCTTTACCCGAACATGTTTCAAGTTTTTAGTAGCAATTTAGGCACGGCGCGCGCTTTTGACCTTTTTTCGGTACTCGGGTTTACGGTTGTTTTGGGGATTTCGTTTTACACTTACGTTAATTTGGATCGTTTGCGAAAAACTTTAGAGAAAACGATTCGCGATTTATCATTAAGGGAAATTGATGACAATAAAAAAACAAAGAAAAATTAG
- a CDS encoding ElyC/SanA/YdcF family protein: MDQNRVMHVTDREWDVLRCRYPDRGGLIDEYVACYNAARQPLTVPDNTTHVVMLTGTYCGPKTGPREHADTEENADRIRAAVRMVLEAASCLPTLVIDGETEEEIESRGIAVSAGMPADAITYLDCGPTGSANTGTQLQVLADYLRYETIGHVVLVTTDYHVPRVFRTARHWIGGLTSVTREVVGIPSLMGYGYNVRLSKVLEGEIERVKRYSASGIISPIP, from the coding sequence TTGGATCAAAACCGAGTGATGCATGTGACTGATCGGGAATGGGATGTTCTGCGCTGCCGATACCCGGACCGGGGCGGCCTGATTGACGAGTACGTCGCGTGCTACAATGCGGCGCGACAACCATTGACTGTCCCGGACAACACCACTCACGTGGTGATGTTGACCGGCACCTACTGTGGGCCAAAGACCGGCCCGCGTGAGCACGCTGACACCGAAGAGAACGCGGATCGAATTCGTGCCGCTGTCAGAATGGTACTCGAAGCTGCGTCCTGTCTCCCCACCCTCGTGATCGATGGCGAGACCGAAGAGGAGATCGAGAGTCGCGGCATCGCTGTCTCGGCTGGTATGCCCGCCGACGCGATCACTTACCTCGATTGCGGCCCAACAGGGTCGGCAAACACCGGTACTCAACTTCAGGTTCTGGCAGATTACCTGCGATACGAGACTATCGGACATGTTGTGCTGGTGACGACGGATTACCATGTTCCTCGGGTATTCCGCACCGCACGACACTGGATTGGTGGTCTAACCAGCGTGACACGTGAAGTCGTTGGTATCCCGTCTCTGATGGGATACGGCTACAACGTCAGACTGTCCAAGGTGCTCGAAGGCGAGATCGAGCGCGTCAAACGCTATTCCGCGTCGGGAATCATCTCGCCCATACCCTAG